A region from the Canis aureus isolate CA01 chromosome 10, VMU_Caureus_v.1.0, whole genome shotgun sequence genome encodes:
- the WNT8A gene encoding protein Wnt-8a isoform X5, which translates to MGDLFMLRVAMGICYATFSASAWSVNNFLITGPKAYLTYTTSVALGAQSGIEECKFQFAWERWNCPESALQLSTHNRLRSATRETSFIHAISSAGVMYIITKNCSMGDFENCGCDESKNGKTGGHGWIWGGCSDNVEFGERISKLFVDSLEKGKDARALMNLHNNRAGRLAVRAIMKRTCKCHGISGSCSIQTCWLQLADFREMGDYLKAKYKQALKIEMDKRQLRAGNSAEGHWAPTEAFLPSAEAELIFLEESPDYCTRNSSLGVYGTEGRECLQDSHNTSRWEQHSCGRLCTECGLQVEERRTEAISSCNCKFQWCCTVSE; encoded by the exons GTCAGTGAACAATTTCCTGATAACAGGTCCCAAG GCCTATCTGACCTACACCACCAGCGTGGCCCTGGGCGCCCAGAGTGGCATAGAGGAGTGTAAATTCCAATTTGCTTGGGAACGCTGGAACTGCCCGGAAAGTGCTCTCCAGCTCTCCACTCACAACAGGCTGAGAAGTG CCACCAGGGAGACTTCTTTCATTCATGCCATCAGCTCTGCTGGAGTCATGTACATCATCACCAAGAACTGTAGCATGGGCGACTTTGAAAACTGTGGCTGTGATGAGTCAAAAAACGGAAAAACAG GAGGTCATGGCTGGATCTGGGGAGGCTGCAGCGACAATGTGGAATTTGGGGAAAGGATCTCCAAACTCTTTGTGGACAGCCTGGAAAAGGGAAAAGATGCCAGAGCCCTGATGAACCTTCACAACAACAGGGCAGGCAGGCTG gCAGTGAGAGCCATCATGAAAAGGACCTGCAAATGTCATGGCATCTCTGGGAGCTGCAGCATCCAGACATGCTGGCTGCAGCTGGCTGACTTCCGGGAAATGGGAGACTACCTGAAAGCCAAGTACAAGCAGGCCCTGAAAATTGAGATGGATAAGCGGCAGTTGAGGGCTGGGAACAGTGCTGAGGGCCACTGGGCCCCCACTGAGGCCTTCCTTCCTAGTGCAGAGGCTGAGCTGATCTTTTTAGAGGAGTCACCAGATTACTGTACCCGTAATTCCAGTCTGGGCGTCTATGGCACAGAAGGTCGGGAGTGTCTGCAGGACAGCCACAACACATCCAGGTGGGAGCAACACAGCTGCGGGCGCCTATGCACCGAGTGTGGCCTGCAGGTGGAAGAGAGAAGAACTGAGGCTATCAGCAGCTGTAACTGCAAATTCCAGTGGTGCTGTACAGTCAG tgaatag
- the WNT8A gene encoding protein Wnt-8a isoform X1, translating to MGDLFMLRVAMGICYATFSASAWSVNNFLITGPKAYLTYTTSVALGAQSGIEECKFQFAWERWNCPESALQLSTHNRLRSATRETSFIHAISSAGVMYIITKNCSMGDFENCGCDESKNGKTGGHGWIWGGCSDNVEFGERISKLFVDSLEKGKDARALMNLHNNRAGRLAVRAIMKRTCKCHGISGSCSIQTCWLQLADFREMGDYLKAKYKQALKIEMDKRQLRAGNSAEGHWAPTEAFLPSAEAELIFLEESPDYCTRNSSLGVYGTEGRECLQDSHNTSRWEQHSCGRLCTECGLQVEERRTEAISSCNCKFQWCCTVRCDQCRHVVNKYYCTSSLGSASARGKGSAS from the exons GTCAGTGAACAATTTCCTGATAACAGGTCCCAAG GCCTATCTGACCTACACCACCAGCGTGGCCCTGGGCGCCCAGAGTGGCATAGAGGAGTGTAAATTCCAATTTGCTTGGGAACGCTGGAACTGCCCGGAAAGTGCTCTCCAGCTCTCCACTCACAACAGGCTGAGAAGTG CCACCAGGGAGACTTCTTTCATTCATGCCATCAGCTCTGCTGGAGTCATGTACATCATCACCAAGAACTGTAGCATGGGCGACTTTGAAAACTGTGGCTGTGATGAGTCAAAAAACGGAAAAACAG GAGGTCATGGCTGGATCTGGGGAGGCTGCAGCGACAATGTGGAATTTGGGGAAAGGATCTCCAAACTCTTTGTGGACAGCCTGGAAAAGGGAAAAGATGCCAGAGCCCTGATGAACCTTCACAACAACAGGGCAGGCAGGCTG gCAGTGAGAGCCATCATGAAAAGGACCTGCAAATGTCATGGCATCTCTGGGAGCTGCAGCATCCAGACATGCTGGCTGCAGCTGGCTGACTTCCGGGAAATGGGAGACTACCTGAAAGCCAAGTACAAGCAGGCCCTGAAAATTGAGATGGATAAGCGGCAGTTGAGGGCTGGGAACAGTGCTGAGGGCCACTGGGCCCCCACTGAGGCCTTCCTTCCTAGTGCAGAGGCTGAGCTGATCTTTTTAGAGGAGTCACCAGATTACTGTACCCGTAATTCCAGTCTGGGCGTCTATGGCACAGAAGGTCGGGAGTGTCTGCAGGACAGCCACAACACATCCAGGTGGGAGCAACACAGCTGCGGGCGCCTATGCACCGAGTGTGGCCTGCAGGTGGAAGAGAGAAGAACTGAGGCTATCAGCAGCTGTAACTGCAAATTCCAGTGGTGCTGTACAGTCAGGTGCGACCAGTGTAGGCACGTAGTGAACAAGTACTACTGCACAAGCTCCCTGGGCAGCGCTTCGGCCAGAGGCAAGGGCAGTGCTTCATAG
- the WNT8A gene encoding protein Wnt-8a isoform X2 — protein MTRTNSCYQDRSVNNFLITGPKAYLTYTTSVALGAQSGIEECKFQFAWERWNCPESALQLSTHNRLRSATRETSFIHAISSAGVMYIITKNCSMGDFENCGCDESKNGKTGGHGWIWGGCSDNVEFGERISKLFVDSLEKGKDARALMNLHNNRAGRLAVRAIMKRTCKCHGISGSCSIQTCWLQLADFREMGDYLKAKYKQALKIEMDKRQLRAGNSAEGHWAPTEAFLPSAEAELIFLEESPDYCTRNSSLGVYGTEGRECLQDSHNTSRWEQHSCGRLCTECGLQVEERRTEAISSCNCKFQWCCTVRCDQCRHVVNKYYCTSSLGSASARGKGSAS, from the exons GTCAGTGAACAATTTCCTGATAACAGGTCCCAAG GCCTATCTGACCTACACCACCAGCGTGGCCCTGGGCGCCCAGAGTGGCATAGAGGAGTGTAAATTCCAATTTGCTTGGGAACGCTGGAACTGCCCGGAAAGTGCTCTCCAGCTCTCCACTCACAACAGGCTGAGAAGTG CCACCAGGGAGACTTCTTTCATTCATGCCATCAGCTCTGCTGGAGTCATGTACATCATCACCAAGAACTGTAGCATGGGCGACTTTGAAAACTGTGGCTGTGATGAGTCAAAAAACGGAAAAACAG GAGGTCATGGCTGGATCTGGGGAGGCTGCAGCGACAATGTGGAATTTGGGGAAAGGATCTCCAAACTCTTTGTGGACAGCCTGGAAAAGGGAAAAGATGCCAGAGCCCTGATGAACCTTCACAACAACAGGGCAGGCAGGCTG gCAGTGAGAGCCATCATGAAAAGGACCTGCAAATGTCATGGCATCTCTGGGAGCTGCAGCATCCAGACATGCTGGCTGCAGCTGGCTGACTTCCGGGAAATGGGAGACTACCTGAAAGCCAAGTACAAGCAGGCCCTGAAAATTGAGATGGATAAGCGGCAGTTGAGGGCTGGGAACAGTGCTGAGGGCCACTGGGCCCCCACTGAGGCCTTCCTTCCTAGTGCAGAGGCTGAGCTGATCTTTTTAGAGGAGTCACCAGATTACTGTACCCGTAATTCCAGTCTGGGCGTCTATGGCACAGAAGGTCGGGAGTGTCTGCAGGACAGCCACAACACATCCAGGTGGGAGCAACACAGCTGCGGGCGCCTATGCACCGAGTGTGGCCTGCAGGTGGAAGAGAGAAGAACTGAGGCTATCAGCAGCTGTAACTGCAAATTCCAGTGGTGCTGTACAGTCAGGTGCGACCAGTGTAGGCACGTAGTGAACAAGTACTACTGCACAAGCTCCCTGGGCAGCGCTTCGGCCAGAGGCAAGGGCAGTGCTTCATAG
- the WNT8A gene encoding protein Wnt-8a isoform X3 codes for MGDLFMLRVAMGICYATFSASAWSVNNFLITGPKAYLTYTTSVALGAQSGIEECKFQFAWERWNCPESALQLSTHNRLRSATRETSFIHAISSAGVMYIITKNCSMGDFENCGCDESKNGKTGGHGWIWGGCSDNVEFGERISKLFVDSLEKGKDARALMNLHNNRAGRLAVRAIMKRTCKCHGISGSCSIQTCWLQLADFREMGDYLKAKYKQALKIEMDKRQLRAGNSAEGHWAPTEAFLPSAEAELIFLEESPDYCTRNSSLGVYGTEGRECLQDSHNTSRWEQHSCGRLCTECGLQVEERRTEAISSCNCKFQWCCTVRNVKYSLRKMASQEKP; via the exons GTCAGTGAACAATTTCCTGATAACAGGTCCCAAG GCCTATCTGACCTACACCACCAGCGTGGCCCTGGGCGCCCAGAGTGGCATAGAGGAGTGTAAATTCCAATTTGCTTGGGAACGCTGGAACTGCCCGGAAAGTGCTCTCCAGCTCTCCACTCACAACAGGCTGAGAAGTG CCACCAGGGAGACTTCTTTCATTCATGCCATCAGCTCTGCTGGAGTCATGTACATCATCACCAAGAACTGTAGCATGGGCGACTTTGAAAACTGTGGCTGTGATGAGTCAAAAAACGGAAAAACAG GAGGTCATGGCTGGATCTGGGGAGGCTGCAGCGACAATGTGGAATTTGGGGAAAGGATCTCCAAACTCTTTGTGGACAGCCTGGAAAAGGGAAAAGATGCCAGAGCCCTGATGAACCTTCACAACAACAGGGCAGGCAGGCTG gCAGTGAGAGCCATCATGAAAAGGACCTGCAAATGTCATGGCATCTCTGGGAGCTGCAGCATCCAGACATGCTGGCTGCAGCTGGCTGACTTCCGGGAAATGGGAGACTACCTGAAAGCCAAGTACAAGCAGGCCCTGAAAATTGAGATGGATAAGCGGCAGTTGAGGGCTGGGAACAGTGCTGAGGGCCACTGGGCCCCCACTGAGGCCTTCCTTCCTAGTGCAGAGGCTGAGCTGATCTTTTTAGAGGAGTCACCAGATTACTGTACCCGTAATTCCAGTCTGGGCGTCTATGGCACAGAAGGTCGGGAGTGTCTGCAGGACAGCCACAACACATCCAGGTGGGAGCAACACAGCTGCGGGCGCCTATGCACCGAGTGTGGCCTGCAGGTGGAAGAGAGAAGAACTGAGGCTATCAGCAGCTGTAACTGCAAATTCCAGTGGTGCTGTACAGTCAG AAATGTGAAATATTCATTAAGGAAGATGGCATCTCAAGAGAAAccatag
- the WNT8A gene encoding protein Wnt-8a isoform X4, which yields MMSREQSSIPHITWKAYLTYTTSVALGAQSGIEECKFQFAWERWNCPESALQLSTHNRLRSATRETSFIHAISSAGVMYIITKNCSMGDFENCGCDESKNGKTGGHGWIWGGCSDNVEFGERISKLFVDSLEKGKDARALMNLHNNRAGRLAVRAIMKRTCKCHGISGSCSIQTCWLQLADFREMGDYLKAKYKQALKIEMDKRQLRAGNSAEGHWAPTEAFLPSAEAELIFLEESPDYCTRNSSLGVYGTEGRECLQDSHNTSRWEQHSCGRLCTECGLQVEERRTEAISSCNCKFQWCCTVRCDQCRHVVNKYYCTSSLGSASARGKGSAS from the exons GCCTATCTGACCTACACCACCAGCGTGGCCCTGGGCGCCCAGAGTGGCATAGAGGAGTGTAAATTCCAATTTGCTTGGGAACGCTGGAACTGCCCGGAAAGTGCTCTCCAGCTCTCCACTCACAACAGGCTGAGAAGTG CCACCAGGGAGACTTCTTTCATTCATGCCATCAGCTCTGCTGGAGTCATGTACATCATCACCAAGAACTGTAGCATGGGCGACTTTGAAAACTGTGGCTGTGATGAGTCAAAAAACGGAAAAACAG GAGGTCATGGCTGGATCTGGGGAGGCTGCAGCGACAATGTGGAATTTGGGGAAAGGATCTCCAAACTCTTTGTGGACAGCCTGGAAAAGGGAAAAGATGCCAGAGCCCTGATGAACCTTCACAACAACAGGGCAGGCAGGCTG gCAGTGAGAGCCATCATGAAAAGGACCTGCAAATGTCATGGCATCTCTGGGAGCTGCAGCATCCAGACATGCTGGCTGCAGCTGGCTGACTTCCGGGAAATGGGAGACTACCTGAAAGCCAAGTACAAGCAGGCCCTGAAAATTGAGATGGATAAGCGGCAGTTGAGGGCTGGGAACAGTGCTGAGGGCCACTGGGCCCCCACTGAGGCCTTCCTTCCTAGTGCAGAGGCTGAGCTGATCTTTTTAGAGGAGTCACCAGATTACTGTACCCGTAATTCCAGTCTGGGCGTCTATGGCACAGAAGGTCGGGAGTGTCTGCAGGACAGCCACAACACATCCAGGTGGGAGCAACACAGCTGCGGGCGCCTATGCACCGAGTGTGGCCTGCAGGTGGAAGAGAGAAGAACTGAGGCTATCAGCAGCTGTAACTGCAAATTCCAGTGGTGCTGTACAGTCAGGTGCGACCAGTGTAGGCACGTAGTGAACAAGTACTACTGCACAAGCTCCCTGGGCAGCGCTTCGGCCAGAGGCAAGGGCAGTGCTTCATAG